Proteins encoded within one genomic window of Pieris rapae chromosome 1, ilPieRapa1.1, whole genome shotgun sequence:
- the LOC111003850 gene encoding lipase member H-B: protein MFVLVAAVTMVVPALALLPPRLLSTTVDELVKAASNTCESLPLDALASGQVIPELKFYEFTQAGKRKYLMSKAHTRGFSPSSQLVIYIPGWWNTPTDESSDALVKALLIKNPTILIIDTRSSFRRGYVSSALQVDGIARRLFIFIQNLHFQGYPISKIHLIGFSLGAHVAGITGRLVQLKLHKSLERITALDPARPCFMTPSKYRLRKEDASFVYVLHTSSGVVGLEEPIGHVDVYVNGITSNQPECKERAITLECDHAMSWKLYAASVKNDSLLIGSECVTWNELKNRQCSGDRTNVGYGCSSQARGLYLYTTQEENRRLKVFNPLDIRTWFHR, encoded by the exons ATGTTCGTGCTTGTTGCAGCAGTGACGATGGTGGTGCCGGCCTTGGCTTTGCTGCCACCCCGTCTGCTGTCCACCACAGTCGACGAACTTGTTAAGGCAGCTTCCAATACCT GTGAGTCGCTCCCACTGGACGCGCTAGCATCTGGACAGGTTATCCCTGAACTAAAGTTCTACGAATTTACGCAAGCAGGGAAGAGGAAGTACTTAATGTCGAAAGCACACACCAGGGGCTTTAGTCCTTCTTCGCAGCTAGTAATATACATCCCAGGCTGGTGGAACACCCCCACAGATGAATCCTCCGATGCACTCGTCAAAGCGTTACTAATCAAGAACCCAACAATCCTTATAATCGATACAAGATCATCCTTCAGAAGAGGATACGTGTCCTCCGCTCTTCAAGTTGATGGTATAGCTCGTCGATTGTTCATCTTCATTCAAAACCTTCATTTTCAGGGCTATCCGATAtccaaaatacatttaataggATTTAGTTTAGGTGCCCATGTAGCTGGCATTACAGGGAGACTAGTTCAACTGAAATTACATAAAAGTCTAGAGAGGATTACTGCTTTAGACCCGGCAAGACCGTGTTTCATGACACCCTCCAAATACAGGCTAAGGAAGGAAGATGCGAGTTTCGTTTACGTTCTCCATACAAGCTCTGGCGTCGTTGGTCTAGAGGAACCTATTGGTCATGTGGATGTCTATGTTAACGGCATCACCTCAAACCAACCCGAGTGCAAGGAACGTGCAATCACGCTAGAATGCGATCACGCGATGTCGTGGAAACTTTATGCTGCGTCAGTCAAGAACGATAGCTTACTCATCGGAAGTGAATGTGTAACGTGGAACGAGCTGAAAAATAGGCAATGTAGTGGTGACAGAACTAATGTAGGCTATGGATGCTCATCACAAGCAAGAGGCCTCTATCTTTATACAACTCAGGAAGAAAACAGGAGGCTCAAGGTTTTTAATCCTTTAGATATAAGAACTTGGTTTCATAGATAA